A genomic region of Leptolyngbya sp. NIES-2104 contains the following coding sequences:
- a CDS encoding type II toxin-antitoxin system PemK/MazF family toxin: MSIRRGEIYFVNLNPVQGREQAGKRPVLVLSIDAINQLPLVVTVIVGTKGENITRDYPTNIRISTVEGGLTIETVFLCFQLRSLDASRFPRDPAGQLSAEKMEEVEEVVRYCLGL, encoded by the coding sequence ATGAGCATTCGACGTGGAGAAATTTATTTTGTCAATCTCAATCCTGTACAAGGCAGAGAACAAGCTGGGAAACGTCCGGTTTTAGTGTTGTCGATCGATGCTATCAACCAACTGCCCCTTGTTGTGACTGTAATTGTTGGGACGAAAGGCGAAAATATTACTCGTGACTATCCAACCAATATTCGGATCTCTACGGTAGAGGGTGGCTTGACGATAGAGACAGTTTTTCTCTGTTTTCAGCTTCGTTCCCTGGATGCAAGCCGATTTCCTAGAGACCCAGCCGGACAACTTTCTGCTGAAAAGATGGAAGAAGTTGAAGAAGTTGTGCGGTATTGTTTGGGATTGTAG
- a CDS encoding carotenoid oxygenase family protein — MVVATRSQSWNQSVLHTAKGFKPTPLPILAGAIPEGLRGSLYRNGPGRLERGGIRVGHWFDGDGAVLGVHFQDSGATGVYRYVETPEFLDEERSGKLLYSGYGMLPPGGLFDRFTKGLKNAANTSVLAFGDRLLALWEGGHPYALDLETLETRKADNLGNLPNSLPFSAHPKRDPNTGEIYNFGVSFGKDTVLNLYCVDSAGKLKQRNSHKLDGFPLIHDFVMAGQYLLFFISPVRLNPLPLLAKLKSFSELFDWKPEKGTQVLVFDRQTLNLISQGETDPWYQWHFGNACVDSDGNAVVDVIRYADFNTNEYLRQVSTGTPTTSAKSTLWQIRVNPLTGKVLEQQELLDRHCEFPIVQPDQVGQSWQHTYVSLHRQGANPVEEIFGAIARFDQSTGELIEADCGENRYPMEPIYASDAIDPTQGWIVTVVYDGNTDSSEVWIWDENRLNDSPVCRLGLPEVIPLGFHGTWKPLV, encoded by the coding sequence ATGGTAGTAGCAACGCGATCGCAGTCCTGGAATCAATCTGTTTTACATACTGCAAAAGGGTTCAAACCGACTCCACTTCCGATTCTCGCGGGTGCGATTCCTGAAGGATTGCGCGGCTCTTTGTATCGCAACGGTCCTGGTCGGTTAGAACGAGGCGGAATTCGAGTCGGACACTGGTTTGATGGAGATGGGGCAGTTCTGGGAGTGCATTTTCAGGACTCAGGAGCGACAGGCGTTTATCGCTATGTTGAAACACCGGAATTTTTGGACGAAGAACGATCGGGGAAATTGTTGTACAGCGGCTATGGAATGTTGCCGCCGGGGGGATTGTTTGATCGATTCACCAAAGGCTTGAAGAATGCGGCGAATACTTCAGTTTTGGCGTTTGGCGATCGCTTACTCGCACTCTGGGAAGGCGGACATCCTTATGCTTTAGATTTAGAAACGCTCGAAACTCGAAAGGCTGATAATTTAGGCAATCTTCCTAATTCGTTACCGTTTTCTGCTCATCCGAAACGCGATCCAAACACAGGTGAAATCTACAATTTCGGTGTGAGCTTTGGGAAAGATACCGTTCTCAATTTGTACTGTGTTGATTCAGCCGGGAAACTCAAGCAGCGAAACAGTCATAAGCTCGATGGATTCCCTCTGATTCATGATTTTGTCATGGCAGGGCAGTATCTATTGTTTTTCATTTCTCCGGTGCGATTGAATCCGTTGCCGTTACTCGCAAAGCTCAAAAGTTTTAGTGAGTTGTTTGATTGGAAGCCGGAGAAAGGGACACAAGTTTTGGTGTTCGATCGACAAACTCTAAATCTCATCAGTCAAGGTGAAACTGATCCTTGGTATCAATGGCACTTTGGAAACGCTTGTGTAGACAGTGATGGAAATGCTGTTGTTGATGTGATTCGATACGCAGATTTTAATACCAACGAATACCTTAGACAGGTTTCAACTGGAACACCTACGACATCAGCAAAATCAACACTCTGGCAAATTCGAGTGAATCCGCTAACAGGAAAAGTTTTAGAACAACAGGAACTACTCGATCGACATTGTGAATTTCCGATCGTTCAACCCGATCAAGTGGGGCAATCGTGGCAGCATACTTATGTTTCGCTGCATCGTCAGGGAGCGAATCCGGTAGAAGAAATTTTTGGTGCGATCGCTCGATTTGATCAATCAACTGGTGAACTCATCGAAGCGGATTGCGGTGAGAATCGTTATCCGATGGAGCCGATTTACGCATCAGACGCGATCGATCCAACTCAAGGCTGGATTGTGACGGTCGTGTATGACGGTAATACCGATTCGAGCGAGGTTTGGATCTGGGATGAAAATCGCTTAAATGACTCGCCTGTTTGTCGATTGGGACTGCCTGAAGTGATTCCGCTCGGATTTCATGGCACTTGGAAGCCGCTTGTTTAA
- a CDS encoding co-chaperone YbbN, which produces MGSVLVIGDAEFETEVMNAAQPVLVYFWASWCGPCRLLPPVMDSIAVNYGDRLKVIKMEVDPNPESVAKCQVEGVPAFRIVKNGEIVQSAEGVMTKQKLEAFLNENLVTA; this is translated from the coding sequence ATGGGTAGCGTTCTTGTGATTGGAGATGCCGAGTTTGAAACTGAGGTGATGAACGCCGCTCAGCCTGTTCTAGTGTATTTTTGGGCATCGTGGTGTGGTCCGTGTCGCTTATTGCCTCCGGTGATGGATTCGATCGCGGTTAATTATGGCGATCGCTTAAAAGTGATCAAAATGGAAGTTGATCCGAATCCAGAAAGTGTGGCGAAATGTCAAGTCGAAGGAGTTCCAGCTTTTCGTATTGTGAAAAATGGCGAGATTGTTCAGTCTGCTGAAGGGGTCATGACTAAACAGAAACTCGAAGCCTTTTTAAATGAGAACTTAGTCACCGCTTGA
- a CDS encoding extracellular solute-binding protein, giving the protein MDRRSFLLGIAALSTTLTGCNSPDQKAFRVRLLKNSIPLQFPNEFRKQLTEFKETSIDIKPADQLQTLFTALQGWKRQGGKPEPDRSFNLPFVSQPATIPDLVTMGDYWLSVAIRQQLIQPLDPKTWQLWNQLPDLWKKLVTRENQVWGAPYRWGATVIVYRTDIFRDRNLTPPKDWADLWREDLRGRIGLLDQPREIIGLTLKKLGQSYNTANLTIPTLEAELTALNRQTKFYSSDSVLQSLLVDDIWMAVAWSTDVLQAMKRNPSIAAIFPSSGTALFTDLWVRPAVVPNQDKAAQSLVGQWINFCWQPSIAPQFSLLSQGASPILSTLDPATLPDQLRENALLVPPAQSLDRSEFLEPISDTTLEQYRSLWTKIRSSV; this is encoded by the coding sequence ATGGATCGACGTAGTTTTCTCCTCGGAATTGCTGCCCTTAGCACCACGCTCACCGGATGTAATAGTCCAGACCAAAAAGCGTTCCGAGTTCGCTTGCTGAAAAATTCGATCCCGCTTCAATTCCCGAACGAATTTCGCAAACAACTGACTGAATTCAAAGAAACATCGATCGATATCAAACCCGCAGACCAGCTACAAACGCTCTTCACCGCTCTGCAAGGTTGGAAGCGGCAAGGCGGAAAACCGGAACCCGATCGCTCGTTTAATCTCCCGTTTGTGTCGCAGCCAGCAACGATTCCCGATCTGGTCACGATGGGCGATTATTGGCTGTCTGTGGCAATTCGACAACAATTAATTCAACCCCTTGATCCGAAAACTTGGCAATTGTGGAATCAACTGCCCGATCTCTGGAAAAAGCTCGTCACCCGCGAAAATCAAGTTTGGGGCGCTCCGTATCGTTGGGGTGCGACGGTGATTGTGTATCGGACGGATATTTTTCGCGATCGTAATCTCACGCCACCGAAAGACTGGGCTGATCTCTGGCGTGAAGATTTACGCGGACGAATTGGATTACTGGATCAGCCCAGAGAAATTATTGGTTTAACCCTCAAAAAACTCGGTCAATCCTACAACACCGCAAATCTCACCATTCCAACGCTCGAAGCAGAACTCACTGCATTAAATCGCCAAACAAAATTCTACAGTTCTGATTCGGTGTTGCAATCACTGTTAGTCGATGATATTTGGATGGCGGTTGCATGGTCTACCGATGTGTTGCAAGCGATGAAACGAAATCCGTCGATCGCTGCGATTTTCCCAAGCTCTGGAACCGCTTTATTTACCGATCTTTGGGTACGTCCCGCTGTTGTTCCGAATCAAGATAAGGCAGCACAGTCTTTAGTCGGGCAATGGATTAATTTCTGTTGGCAACCGTCGATCGCGCCACAATTCTCACTGCTCAGTCAAGGCGCATCCCCGATTCTTTCGACACTCGATCCAGCTACACTTCCCGATCAACTCAGAGAGAACGCGCTCTTGGTTCCACCCGCCCAATCGCTTGATCGCTCTGAATTCCTCGAACCTATTAGCGATACTACGCTCGAACAATATCGATCGCTCTGGACTAAAATCCGATCGTCGGTTTAA
- a CDS encoding phycobiliprotein lyase, which yields MLDFQEFFNACSGLWKTERIYHYMENGEIERSYTEFQVNPLTDDEKDKLLMPNENLQIDRTTSFIFPGFSIAFDTVSETGDRVSMSLKALFVPDSAVTHSNAPKLPLPVAAEVTEDVIQGFYLRDEGYSEGGAIAGRFTYQPTRQTLEMTTHYKRSVAVDQMRFISPDTRLRTIVTYQRPETGQVPTVTTLIGFGVERKS from the coding sequence ATGCTGGATTTTCAAGAATTCTTCAACGCCTGTTCTGGATTGTGGAAGACCGAGCGCATCTATCACTACATGGAGAACGGCGAAATCGAACGCTCCTACACAGAGTTTCAGGTGAATCCGCTGACCGATGACGAGAAAGACAAGCTCCTGATGCCAAATGAAAATTTGCAAATCGATCGCACAACGAGTTTTATCTTTCCGGGATTCTCGATCGCGTTTGACACGGTTTCGGAAACGGGCGATCGCGTTTCGATGAGTCTGAAAGCCTTATTCGTTCCTGATAGTGCGGTCACTCATTCCAACGCTCCAAAATTACCGCTACCTGTCGCGGCTGAAGTGACTGAGGATGTGATTCAAGGCTTTTATCTGCGTGATGAAGGCTACTCGGAAGGAGGCGCGATCGCAGGACGATTCACGTATCAACCGACCCGCCAAACGTTAGAAATGACCACGCATTATAAGCGATCAGTTGCGGTCGATCAAATGCGATTCATTTCACCCGATACGCGCCTGAGAACGATCGTCACGTATCAACGCCCCGAAACTGGACAAGTTCCAACCGTCACCACTTTGATCGGTTTTGGGGTAGAACGGAAAAGTTAG
- a CDS encoding DUF456 domain-containing protein: protein MVALYCVLLLTMLIGIVGAVVPGIPGTSLILAAIVIWGAVRGFADVTVALAVGVVVLLLSFGIDFLATYWGAKKAGASNWGQIGAFVGFILGFLGFLPTLPIGGPLGPIIGLFFGPLVGAIVGEFLYRKDAMIAVKAGIGIVVGSVVGNLVQGVLAIVTVGIFILTTFPQVQAAVQQMMN from the coding sequence ATGGTTGCTCTGTATTGTGTGTTGCTGCTGACAATGTTGATTGGAATTGTTGGCGCGGTGGTTCCGGGAATTCCGGGAACGAGTTTGATTTTGGCAGCGATCGTGATTTGGGGTGCAGTGCGAGGATTTGCGGATGTGACTGTTGCGCTGGCAGTCGGTGTTGTGGTTCTTCTGCTCAGTTTTGGAATTGATTTTCTGGCGACCTATTGGGGTGCGAAAAAAGCTGGAGCGAGTAACTGGGGGCAGATCGGCGCGTTTGTCGGATTTATTCTTGGGTTTCTGGGATTTCTGCCGACTTTACCGATCGGCGGTCCGTTAGGTCCAATTATCGGGCTGTTTTTTGGTCCGTTAGTAGGCGCGATCGTGGGTGAATTTCTCTACCGCAAAGATGCCATGATTGCGGTCAAAGCCGGAATTGGAATCGTGGTCGGTTCAGTGGTTGGTAACTTAGTTCAGGGCGTTTTAGCGATCGTCACGGTCGGAATTTTCATCCTGACGACATTTCCGCAGGTTCAAGCCGCTGTACAACAGATGATGAATTAG
- a CDS encoding M48 family metalloprotease: protein MSSFSESASSLTTLEAGRTALQAGQIDIAIAQFTDFLSTQADHSDAPKAKMGLVQAYVKGGKSEAAIALCQELQQSQHEKVRSWATQMMAKLSPVDPGFVLIDPGTQPIRPKPSPQPLAPKPSESVQSESPHVWKNTGRAQRWNPLPRLNPTRLQWAMVGSTIALLFTLSALWGMKSSIAWAQFSIMTRLLRWSAAPPDQSIPILEFSLGLLILFCAAPWILDAVLKGLYGLKPLSTAAIARHSPETHRLIQRFAQQQKIPIPKLGVLPTAAPISFTYGNLPKFARIVVSQGLLDSLNEEEIAAIYAGECGHILHWDFAAMSLVTVVLQIPYSVYKVCAIVSDRLRKIKLNQTIFTKIIQTIADGFLVISAIAYGFFRVFRWSGFWLAQQRTEYSDRTACNLTGNPNGLARALIKTTIATAQTIKHERETQNLLEGFELLNPVSYRSAILFENLFDRVSLSTLFQSNLIHLGTRLEKLMIYCQQWHLELELEIAIPTRTKAKSLIQFAPIVGSAIGIAIALILWLIAQALFAIGNFRLNWLASDYSLFPSFALIGFGIGSIVRFNHLFPESRNPKTDLILTHDPKDSPVVRLEGTLIGRSGAANQLAQDLFLQTETGLIKLNYCSQFGAIGNLLRPLPIGQTAIVTGWLRRSETPWIDVDTIRSRLLIRAGQPIWSFTVAIAAILLGIAQIL from the coding sequence ATGTCTTCTTTTTCGGAGTCTGCTTCTAGTCTGACTACACTCGAAGCAGGACGAACCGCACTCCAGGCTGGACAAATTGATATCGCGATCGCACAATTCACTGATTTTCTCAGCACCCAAGCTGATCACTCGGACGCGCCTAAAGCCAAGATGGGATTAGTCCAGGCGTATGTCAAAGGCGGAAAGTCTGAAGCTGCGATCGCGCTTTGTCAGGAACTCCAGCAGAGCCAGCACGAAAAAGTTCGATCGTGGGCGACCCAAATGATGGCGAAACTGTCTCCGGTTGATCCTGGATTTGTCCTAATTGATCCCGGAACTCAACCGATTCGCCCTAAACCATCGCCGCAACCATTAGCCCCGAAGCCCTCGGAATCCGTTCAATCTGAATCGCCGCATGTCTGGAAAAATACCGGACGCGCTCAACGGTGGAATCCTTTACCTCGCCTGAATCCGACTCGATTGCAATGGGCGATGGTAGGAAGCACGATCGCGCTACTGTTCACTCTGTCCGCGCTCTGGGGGATGAAAAGTTCGATCGCGTGGGCACAGTTCAGTATTATGACGCGGCTCTTACGTTGGAGTGCTGCACCCCCAGATCAATCGATTCCCATACTCGAATTTAGCTTGGGATTGTTAATCCTGTTTTGTGCTGCTCCGTGGATTCTGGATGCAGTACTGAAAGGATTGTACGGATTGAAACCGCTCTCGACTGCCGCGATCGCTCGTCACAGTCCTGAAACGCATCGCTTGATTCAAAGATTCGCTCAACAGCAAAAAATACCGATTCCGAAACTTGGAGTTTTACCGACAGCAGCCCCGATCTCATTCACCTATGGAAATCTGCCAAAGTTTGCACGAATTGTGGTGAGTCAAGGACTTCTAGACAGCTTAAACGAAGAAGAAATTGCCGCAATCTACGCGGGTGAATGCGGTCATATTTTGCACTGGGATTTCGCGGCGATGTCACTTGTGACGGTCGTTTTACAGATTCCTTATTCGGTTTATAAAGTCTGTGCGATCGTCAGCGATCGACTCCGCAAAATTAAACTAAACCAAACCATTTTTACGAAAATCATTCAAACGATCGCTGATGGATTTCTTGTAATATCTGCGATCGCGTATGGATTCTTCCGGGTATTCCGCTGGTCAGGATTCTGGCTTGCACAACAACGAACAGAATACAGCGATCGTACAGCTTGTAACCTTACTGGAAATCCAAACGGGTTAGCACGAGCATTAATCAAAACAACGATCGCAACCGCTCAAACAATCAAACACGAGAGAGAAACACAGAATCTACTCGAAGGTTTTGAGCTTCTGAATCCTGTCAGCTATCGAAGCGCAATTCTGTTTGAAAATTTGTTCGATCGAGTTTCTTTATCAACACTATTTCAATCGAATTTAATTCATTTAGGAACTCGACTCGAAAAACTGATGATTTACTGTCAGCAATGGCACCTTGAACTAGAGTTAGAAATCGCAATTCCGACCCGAACTAAAGCAAAAAGTTTGATTCAATTTGCGCCGATCGTTGGAAGTGCGATCGGAATTGCGATCGCTTTAATTCTCTGGTTAATTGCTCAGGCGTTATTCGCGATCGGTAACTTCCGCCTCAACTGGTTAGCCAGCGATTACAGCCTTTTCCCCAGTTTCGCCTTGATCGGATTTGGCATCGGTTCAATTGTTCGGTTCAATCACCTTTTCCCCGAATCGCGCAATCCTAAAACTGATTTGATACTGACTCACGATCCCAAAGATAGCCCCGTCGTACGACTAGAAGGAACACTCATCGGACGATCGGGAGCCGCAAACCAACTCGCCCAAGATTTGTTTCTTCAAACCGAAACAGGTTTAATCAAACTCAATTACTGCTCCCAATTTGGCGCGATCGGTAATCTTCTTCGCCCGCTTCCGATTGGACAAACCGCGATCGTCACCGGATGGTTACGCCGGAGTGAAACGCCTTGGATTGACGTAGACACGATCCGATCGCGATTGCTGATTCGGGCAGGACAGCCGATTTGGTCTTTTACGGTTGCGATCGCAGCGATTCTACTCGGCATTGCCCAAATTTTGTAA
- a CDS encoding LL-diaminopimelate aminotransferase, giving the protein MQFAKRLEPIQVNVFADMDRAKTKAIAAGQDMIDLSLGSSDLPTEPHVIQAIEQSLHDPSTHGYLLFHGTKAFRQTVAQWYTDKFGVAVDPETEVLPLIGSQEGTAHLPLAVLNPGDFALLLDPGYPSHAGGVYLASGQIYPMPLRAENGFLPVFEEIPSAVLAQSRMMVLSYPHNPTTAIAPLSFFQKAVEFCQAHDLVLVHDFPYADFYLGSDPMPSVLQADPEKTVSIEFFTFSKSYKMGGFRVGYAIGNADLIRALRQVKAAVDFNQYRGILNGAIAALTGDQSSVQQAVEIYRQRRDVFVDRLRQNGWTVPTPEAAMYVWAKLPEPWINDSINFAVKLIAATGVAVSPGAGFGKSGEGYVRFALVHEPEILIKAVDRIAGFLKGK; this is encoded by the coding sequence ATGCAGTTTGCCAAACGCTTAGAGCCGATTCAGGTTAATGTGTTCGCAGATATGGATCGAGCGAAAACGAAAGCGATCGCAGCCGGGCAAGACATGATTGATTTGTCGCTTGGATCGTCAGATTTGCCGACAGAACCGCATGTGATTCAAGCGATCGAACAATCCCTGCATGATCCTTCAACGCATGGCTATCTGTTGTTTCATGGTACGAAAGCGTTTCGGCAAACTGTGGCACAGTGGTATACCGATAAGTTCGGGGTGGCGGTTGATCCTGAAACGGAAGTGTTACCGCTGATCGGTTCACAGGAAGGAACGGCGCATTTACCGTTAGCGGTTTTGAATCCGGGCGATTTTGCTTTGCTGCTTGATCCGGGTTATCCGTCTCATGCGGGCGGCGTTTATCTTGCAAGCGGGCAAATTTATCCGATGCCGCTTCGGGCTGAGAATGGCTTTCTTCCAGTGTTTGAAGAGATTCCATCCGCAGTTTTGGCGCAGTCTCGAATGATGGTTCTGAGCTATCCGCACAATCCGACCACTGCGATCGCGCCGTTGTCCTTCTTCCAAAAGGCGGTCGAATTCTGCCAAGCTCACGATTTAGTATTAGTTCACGATTTTCCGTATGCTGATTTCTATCTCGGTTCAGATCCGATGCCGTCTGTGTTGCAAGCTGATCCAGAGAAAACGGTGTCGATCGAGTTTTTCACCTTCTCGAAGTCCTACAAAATGGGGGGCTTTCGAGTCGGATATGCGATCGGGAATGCTGATCTGATTCGAGCTTTGAGACAGGTTAAAGCGGCTGTGGATTTCAATCAGTATCGCGGCATTTTGAACGGTGCGATCGCGGCTTTGACCGGAGATCAATCGAGTGTGCAGCAAGCAGTCGAAATTTATCGACAGCGGCGGGATGTATTTGTCGATCGTTTGCGTCAAAATGGTTGGACGGTTCCTACTCCAGAGGCTGCAATGTATGTTTGGGCGAAGTTACCGGAACCTTGGATCAATGACTCGATCAATTTTGCGGTGAAGTTGATTGCAGCGACTGGAGTTGCGGTTTCGCCAGGTGCGGGATTTGGCAAATCGGGAGAAGGATATGTCCGATTCGCGTTAGTGCATGAGCCGGAAATTTTGATCAAAGCAGTCGATCGAATTGCAGGATTTTTGAAAGGAAAATAG